A single region of the Corallococcus caeni genome encodes:
- a CDS encoding ABC transporter permease, with product MRGQVGTVLRKEVLDHLRDKRTLGSAVMWPLLGPLVFLVMFNVMASWYRQDRPLEMPVVGREHAPSLMAFLERYGAKLSEAPKDYEALVQAGKLDVVLVVPDDYAQDFADGHTAAVRLVVDSSRNKARQSVQRAQRMLGAYSQQTGSQRLFARGVSPELAVPVRVDELDLSTPERTAATVLTTIPLFLVMAAFAGGMQLASDTMAGERERGSLEPLLLNPAPRGAVVAGKWLATCAMAATGVLLCLVGYFLVVKRVPLEDLGVRARFDTPAALGMLAAVLPLVLAASAVQMWVSTYARSFKEAQTYLSLLMVLPTLPGMMLALSPIQTQTWMFAVPVLGQELLAGEVMRGESLGPVPFLLALVSCVAVSAVALRFTTRLLSQERIIFGRS from the coding sequence ATGAGGGGCCAGGTCGGGACGGTGCTGCGCAAGGAGGTGCTCGACCACCTGCGCGACAAGCGCACGCTGGGCTCCGCGGTGATGTGGCCGCTCTTGGGCCCGCTGGTGTTCCTGGTGATGTTCAACGTGATGGCCTCCTGGTACCGGCAGGACCGGCCGCTGGAGATGCCCGTGGTGGGCCGCGAGCACGCGCCCAGCCTGATGGCCTTCCTGGAGCGCTACGGCGCGAAGCTGTCGGAGGCCCCGAAGGACTACGAGGCGCTGGTGCAGGCCGGCAAGCTGGACGTGGTGCTGGTGGTGCCGGACGACTACGCGCAGGACTTCGCGGACGGACACACCGCCGCGGTGCGGCTGGTGGTGGACAGCTCGCGCAACAAGGCCCGCCAGTCCGTGCAGCGCGCGCAGCGGATGCTGGGCGCGTACTCGCAGCAGACCGGCAGCCAGCGCCTGTTCGCGCGCGGCGTGTCCCCGGAGCTGGCGGTGCCCGTGCGCGTGGACGAGCTGGATTTGTCCACGCCGGAGCGCACCGCGGCCACGGTGCTCACCACCATCCCGCTGTTCCTGGTGATGGCGGCGTTCGCGGGCGGCATGCAGCTGGCCAGCGACACCATGGCCGGCGAGCGCGAGCGCGGCTCGCTGGAGCCCCTCCTGCTCAACCCCGCCCCGCGCGGCGCGGTGGTGGCGGGCAAGTGGCTGGCCACCTGCGCCATGGCGGCCACGGGCGTGCTGTTGTGTCTGGTGGGCTACTTCCTGGTGGTGAAGCGCGTGCCGCTGGAGGACCTGGGCGTGCGCGCCCGCTTCGACACGCCGGCCGCGCTGGGCATGCTGGCCGCGGTGCTGCCGCTGGTGCTGGCCGCGTCCGCCGTGCAGATGTGGGTGTCCACCTATGCACGGTCGTTCAAGGAGGCGCAGACGTACCTGTCGCTCCTGATGGTGCTGCCCACGCTGCCCGGGATGATGCTGGCCCTGTCCCCCATCCAGACGCAGACGTGGATGTTCGCGGTGCCGGTGCTGGGGCAGGAGCTGCTCGCGGGCGAGGTGATGCGCGGCGAGTCGCTGGGGCCCGTGCCCTTCCTGCTCGCGCTCGTGTCCTGCGTGGCGGTGTCGGCGGTGGCGCTGCGCTTCACCACGCGTCTGTTGTCCCAGGAGCGCATCATCTTTGGCAGGAGCTAG
- a CDS encoding ABC transporter ATP-binding protein, with protein sequence MIEARNLHKRFGSVTAVHDVSFTAEDGVITGLLGPNGAGKTTTLRMLYTLVRPDGGTATVDGVDVAQKPEVARRALGVLPDARGLYPRLTAREHARYFGELHGLSGAALDARVEELVELLDMKDIADRRTEGFSQGERVKVALARALVHGPRNVLLDEPTNGLDVMATRSVRTLLRKLKAQGCCVVFSSHVMQEVAALCDRIVVVARGRVVADGTADALRASTGKDSLEEAFVSVIGSEQGLRE encoded by the coding sequence ATGATTGAAGCCAGGAACCTGCACAAGCGCTTCGGCTCCGTGACGGCCGTGCACGACGTGTCCTTCACCGCGGAGGACGGCGTCATCACGGGCCTCTTGGGCCCCAACGGCGCGGGCAAGACGACGACGCTGCGAATGCTCTACACGCTGGTGCGCCCGGATGGCGGCACCGCCACCGTGGACGGCGTGGACGTGGCCCAGAAGCCGGAGGTGGCCCGCAGGGCCCTGGGCGTGCTGCCCGACGCGCGCGGCCTCTACCCGCGCCTCACCGCGCGCGAACACGCGCGGTACTTCGGCGAGCTGCACGGGCTGTCCGGCGCGGCGCTGGATGCGCGCGTGGAGGAGCTGGTGGAGCTGCTGGACATGAAGGACATCGCGGACCGGCGCACGGAGGGCTTCAGCCAGGGCGAGCGCGTGAAGGTGGCGCTGGCGCGCGCGTTGGTGCACGGGCCTCGCAACGTGCTGCTGGACGAGCCCACCAACGGCCTGGACGTGATGGCCACGCGGTCCGTGCGCACGCTGTTGCGCAAGCTGAAGGCGCAGGGCTGCTGCGTGGTGTTCTCCAGCCACGTGATGCAGGAGGTGGCCGCGCTGTGTGACCGCATCGTGGTGGTGGCGCGCGGGCGGGTGGTGGCGGACGGGACGGCGGACGCGCTGCGCGCGAGCACCGGCAAGGACAGCCTGGAGGAAGCCTTCGTGAGCGTGATTGGCAGCGAGCAGGGGTTGCGCGAATGA
- a CDS encoding DUF2804 domain-containing protein: MTLEREREALLPFAPASVASTEGEPRFGTYQGELPEVDLPRLLGKWAPGRTTRLLKRKRWHYTFVATQEVAALFAVVDLGYTANAFAVAVDLQEKRPLCDVSFLGVPGPLAEVSDKPGAGLVAAFRTLGGRMSVKRGESDERYQVEVDVSRMRTQSLQSFQWNGELLVAGGPPALTVIAPVEGDGLVNVTQKRSGLLAFGSLEAGGRRFRLDGGVGGMDYTQGYLARHTAWRWAFAAGRLADGTPVGLNLVEGFNEGATQANENAVWLGDRLYPVGRARFEYDAKELLDPWRLTTEDGAVDLRFKPIYVHREERNLRLVVSHFAQPVGFFEGTLRVGGQELKLSNVPGVTEDQDMLW; this comes from the coding sequence ATGACGCTCGAGCGTGAACGAGAAGCCTTGCTGCCCTTCGCCCCGGCCTCGGTGGCCTCCACGGAAGGGGAACCGCGGTTCGGCACGTACCAGGGAGAGCTGCCGGAGGTGGACCTGCCCCGGCTGCTGGGGAAGTGGGCCCCGGGGCGCACCACGCGGCTGCTCAAGCGCAAGCGCTGGCACTACACCTTCGTCGCCACGCAGGAGGTGGCGGCCCTCTTCGCGGTGGTGGACCTGGGCTACACGGCCAATGCCTTCGCGGTGGCGGTGGACCTCCAGGAGAAGAGGCCCCTGTGCGACGTGAGCTTCCTGGGCGTGCCCGGGCCGCTCGCGGAGGTGAGCGACAAGCCGGGCGCGGGGCTCGTGGCGGCCTTCCGCACGCTGGGCGGGCGCATGTCCGTGAAGCGCGGCGAGTCCGACGAGCGCTACCAGGTGGAGGTGGACGTCAGCCGCATGCGCACGCAGTCGCTCCAGTCGTTCCAGTGGAACGGCGAGCTCCTGGTGGCGGGCGGCCCGCCGGCCCTCACCGTCATCGCGCCGGTGGAGGGCGACGGCCTGGTCAACGTCACCCAGAAGCGCAGCGGCCTCCTGGCCTTCGGCAGCCTGGAGGCGGGCGGCCGGCGCTTCCGGCTGGACGGCGGCGTGGGCGGCATGGACTACACGCAGGGCTACCTGGCGCGGCACACCGCCTGGCGCTGGGCCTTCGCGGCCGGACGGCTGGCGGACGGCACGCCCGTGGGACTCAACCTGGTGGAGGGCTTCAACGAGGGCGCCACCCAGGCCAACGAGAACGCCGTCTGGCTGGGCGACCGGCTCTATCCGGTAGGCCGCGCGCGCTTCGAGTACGACGCGAAGGAGCTGCTGGACCCGTGGCGCCTGACGACGGAGGACGGCGCCGTGGACCTGCGCTTCAAGCCCATCTACGTGCACCGCGAGGAGCGCAACCTGCGCCTCGTCGTGAGCCACTTCGCCCAGCCCGTGGGCTTCTTCGAGGGCACCCTGCGCGTGGGCGGCCAGGAGCTGAAGCTGTCCAACGTCCCCGGCGTCACCGAGGACCAGGA